In Kitasatospora sp. NBC_00240, the following are encoded in one genomic region:
- a CDS encoding helix-turn-helix domain-containing protein: protein MSDNELGLFLRLRREAVAPAQVGLPAGPRRRTPGLRRAELATLAGVSVEYVTRLEQGRDRRPSAEVLSALADALRLTTGERVHVHRLAKGAGGGFSCTGGAAPNRAVRPTVRALLDRLEPAPAVLVNRLGEMLARTEGYRRLAGPVGLLDGVPPSLARFVFTDPRARAVYPDWEHVADEQVAALKQGPGRSDPHVAALMDELTVSAGADFTGRLDRVPGLPRPSGVTRMVHPATGELRLAYEMLELAADDDQRLVVHLPADEATSAALDRLSGRRPGALRAVRAR, encoded by the coding sequence GTGAGCGACAACGAGCTGGGACTGTTCCTGCGCCTGCGCCGTGAAGCCGTCGCACCGGCGCAGGTAGGGCTCCCCGCCGGCCCCCGCCGCCGTACGCCGGGGCTCCGCCGGGCGGAGCTGGCGACGCTCGCCGGGGTCAGCGTCGAGTACGTCACGCGACTCGAACAGGGGCGGGACCGGCGGCCGTCCGCAGAGGTGCTCTCGGCCCTGGCCGACGCGCTGCGGCTGACCACGGGCGAGCGGGTCCACGTGCACCGACTCGCCAAGGGGGCTGGTGGCGGGTTCAGTTGTACGGGGGGTGCGGCGCCGAACCGGGCGGTGCGTCCCACCGTACGGGCGCTGCTCGACCGTCTCGAACCCGCGCCTGCCGTGCTGGTCAACCGGCTGGGCGAGATGCTCGCCCGTACGGAGGGCTACCGGCGCCTGGCCGGGCCGGTCGGGCTGCTGGACGGCGTCCCGCCGAGCCTCGCCCGCTTCGTGTTCACCGACCCACGGGCGCGGGCCGTCTACCCGGACTGGGAGCACGTCGCCGACGAGCAGGTCGCCGCCCTGAAGCAGGGGCCCGGTCGGTCCGACCCCCATGTCGCGGCACTGATGGACGAGTTGACGGTCTCCGCCGGGGCGGACTTCACCGGACGGCTGGACCGCGTGCCGGGACTGCCCAGGCCGAGCGGAGTCACCAGGATGGTCCATCCGGCGACGGGGGAGCTTCGACTGGCGTACGAGATGCTCGAACTGGCCGCCGACGACGACCAACGCCTCGTCGTCCACCTGCCCGCGGACGAGGCGACCTCCGCCGCTCTCGACCGGCTCAGCGGCCGCCGGCCGGGTGCTCTACGAGCGGTCCGGGCCCGGTAG
- the hemA gene encoding 5-aminolevulinate synthase, whose translation MSVSILESQRNAVLDIFGQKIEELKASELYREFLPVGHLASDRGHTGYRGRKVQVWCSNDYLGMSQHPEVIQAQIDSTGRHGTGTGGSRNIAGTSTAHVELEDRLAAWHGKERALVFSSGYVANFETLSTLISAIDGLVVFSDSLNHRSLIEGIVRSGAKKHVFAHNDMADLESKLALYEADRPKLIVFESVYSMDGDTSPVSAVFDLAEKYDALTFLDETHSIGVRGPLGAGLSAEIGDHRATFVQGVFGKAIGTVGGYVAGPDAALDYVRSFAPGFIFTTALPQAAMDATLRSLRLVQEGDALRAELAAKTELMKAELRARGIDFIDADSHLVPVMVPGGERVRRVSRQLLEEHDIYVQPINFPSVARGGERFRVTVAPFRTPEQIANFADAMQKCLQEN comes from the coding sequence ATGTCCGTCTCCATTCTCGAAAGCCAGCGGAACGCCGTTCTCGACATCTTCGGGCAGAAGATCGAGGAGCTGAAGGCCAGCGAGCTCTACCGGGAGTTCCTCCCGGTCGGGCACCTGGCCTCGGACCGCGGCCACACCGGGTACCGCGGCCGGAAGGTCCAGGTCTGGTGCAGCAACGACTACCTGGGTATGAGCCAGCACCCCGAGGTCATCCAGGCCCAGATCGACTCCACGGGCAGGCACGGCACCGGCACCGGCGGGTCGCGGAACATCGCCGGCACCAGCACCGCGCACGTCGAGCTGGAGGACCGGCTGGCGGCCTGGCACGGCAAGGAGCGGGCCCTGGTCTTCTCCAGCGGATACGTCGCGAATTTCGAGACGCTGAGCACCCTGATATCCGCGATCGACGGACTGGTGGTGTTCTCCGATTCGCTGAACCACCGTTCGCTGATCGAGGGAATCGTCCGCTCCGGTGCGAAGAAGCACGTGTTCGCGCACAACGACATGGCGGACCTCGAATCCAAGCTCGCCCTCTACGAGGCGGACCGCCCGAAGCTGATCGTCTTCGAATCGGTGTACTCGATGGACGGTGACACCTCCCCGGTGTCCGCCGTCTTCGACCTGGCGGAGAAGTACGACGCGCTGACCTTCCTCGACGAGACCCACTCGATCGGGGTCCGCGGGCCCCTGGGCGCGGGGCTGAGCGCGGAGATCGGCGACCACCGCGCGACCTTCGTCCAGGGGGTGTTCGGCAAGGCCATCGGCACGGTCGGCGGCTATGTGGCCGGCCCCGACGCGGCGCTGGACTACGTCCGCTCGTTCGCGCCGGGCTTCATCTTCACCACCGCGCTGCCGCAGGCCGCCATGGACGCCACCCTGCGGAGCCTGCGGCTCGTCCAGGAGGGCGACGCCCTGCGCGCCGAGCTGGCCGCCAAGACGGAGCTGATGAAGGCCGAACTGCGGGCCAGGGGGATCGACTTCATCGACGCGGACAGCCACCTGGTGCCGGTGATGGTGCCCGGCGGCGAGCGGGTGCGGCGGGTGTCGCGGCAGCTGCTGGAGGAGCACGACATCTACGTCCAGCCGATCAACTTCCCGTCGGTGGCACGTGGTGGCGAGCGGTTCCGGGTCACCGTCGCGCCGTTCCGCACGCCCGAGCAGATCGCGAACTTCGCCGACGCCATGCAGAAGTGCCTTCAGGAGAACTGA
- a CDS encoding TauD/TfdA family dioxygenase yields the protein MNITEITPFIGLELTGVGYDDLVRPEVWEKLVEGVRERELVVVRGIELTPLQQIDLASRLGRPVPFVISKYRHPEFEEIMISSNEKKDDKPIGVARVGNFWHQDSSFVAEPAPFTMLHGVNVPSTSGHTKFASAVDVHDRLPEEWKARLADRIGVHTVGKRLRIRPEHVGLSVAEFKALIDVEHPKVEHPLICKDEYTGREYIYGSREYMDSVAGFDPNENEAFFTLLDELIQDEERVYTHRWTQNDLVIWKTRTTYHIATEVEPGVGRTVHRVSIEAVDAEVQLVEEEVQ from the coding sequence ATGAACATCACCGAGATCACCCCCTTCATCGGTCTGGAGCTGACCGGCGTCGGCTACGACGACCTGGTGCGGCCGGAGGTCTGGGAGAAGCTGGTCGAGGGCGTCCGCGAGCGTGAGCTGGTGGTCGTGCGCGGCATCGAGCTGACCCCGCTGCAGCAGATCGACCTGGCCTCCCGGCTGGGCCGGCCGGTGCCCTTCGTGATCAGCAAGTACCGCCACCCGGAGTTCGAGGAGATCATGATCTCCTCGAACGAGAAGAAGGACGACAAGCCGATCGGCGTCGCCCGGGTCGGCAACTTCTGGCACCAGGACTCGTCCTTCGTGGCCGAGCCGGCGCCGTTCACCATGCTGCACGGCGTCAACGTGCCGTCCACCAGCGGCCACACCAAGTTCGCCAGTGCGGTCGACGTCCACGACCGGCTGCCGGAGGAGTGGAAGGCCCGGCTGGCCGACCGGATCGGCGTGCACACCGTCGGCAAGCGGCTGCGCATCCGTCCGGAGCACGTCGGCCTGTCGGTCGCGGAGTTCAAGGCGCTGATCGACGTCGAGCACCCGAAGGTCGAGCACCCGCTGATCTGCAAGGACGAGTACACCGGCCGGGAGTACATCTACGGCTCGCGCGAGTACATGGACTCGGTGGCGGGCTTCGACCCCAACGAGAACGAGGCCTTCTTCACCCTGCTCGACGAGCTGATCCAGGACGAGGAGCGGGTCTACACCCACCGCTGGACCCAGAACGACCTGGTGATCTGGAAGACCCGGACGACGTACCACATCGCCACCGAGGTGGAGCCGGGCGTGGGCCGCACCGTGCACCGGGTCAGCATCGAGGCCGTCGACGCCGAGGTGCAGCTGGTCGAAGAAGAGGTTCAGTGA
- a CDS encoding 3-oxoacyl-[acyl-carrier-protein] synthase III C-terminal domain-containing protein: MSGIADFAVSYPRGRADVQAMHAASGVPVADILAITHAESFPALADGEQAWELALSAARKLLGRQPVDVDEIRYVVVAGSGQWDHPFWSPAAKVAHELGIERAHCFEVANFCNAGMAALKIVADRVELDGGGYGLVLVGDRLSRMVDYTDPASKALFNFGDAAGAMLVEPGRGAFSVLHSEMRTDPSWSDYYAGEQRGDRVAIRRAAHRSGLAAAYVANFTALIDRTLDAVGAKLPDVAHLLINQGDRDMHERLLRELDLPAEKSVFNYHRFGHMGGTDTLIALQDLREQRKLRPGDLIILATSAMGFSWGITALEYHE; encoded by the coding sequence GTGAGCGGCATCGCCGACTTCGCCGTGAGCTACCCCCGGGGGCGGGCCGACGTGCAAGCGATGCACGCCGCCTCCGGGGTCCCGGTGGCCGACATCCTGGCGATCACCCACGCCGAGAGCTTCCCGGCGCTGGCCGACGGGGAGCAGGCCTGGGAGCTGGCGCTGAGCGCGGCGCGGAAGCTGCTGGGCCGCCAGCCGGTGGACGTGGACGAGATCCGGTACGTCGTGGTCGCCGGCTCCGGCCAGTGGGACCACCCGTTCTGGTCGCCCGCCGCCAAGGTGGCGCACGAGCTGGGGATCGAACGGGCGCACTGCTTCGAGGTGGCGAACTTCTGCAACGCCGGGATGGCCGCCCTGAAGATCGTCGCCGACCGGGTCGAGCTGGACGGCGGCGGCTACGGGCTGGTGCTGGTCGGCGACCGGCTGAGCCGGATGGTCGACTACACCGACCCGGCGTCCAAGGCGCTGTTCAACTTCGGCGACGCGGCGGGGGCGATGCTGGTCGAGCCGGGGCGCGGCGCCTTCTCGGTGCTGCACAGCGAGATGCGCACCGACCCCAGCTGGTCCGACTACTACGCCGGCGAGCAGCGGGGCGACCGGGTGGCGATCCGCCGCGCGGCGCACCGCAGTGGTCTGGCCGCGGCGTACGTGGCGAACTTCACCGCGCTGATCGACCGGACGCTGGACGCGGTGGGGGCGAAACTCCCGGACGTCGCCCACCTGTTGATCAACCAGGGCGACCGGGACATGCACGAACGGCTGCTGCGCGAGCTGGACCTCCCGGCGGAGAAGAGCGTCTTCAACTACCACCGGTTCGGGCACATGGGCGGGACGGACACCCTGATCGCCCTGCAGGACCTGCGGGAGCAGCGGAAGCTGCGGCCCGGCGACCTGATCATTCTGGCCACCAGCGCGATGGGCTTCAGCTGGGGCATCACGGCTTTGGAGTATCACGAATGA
- a CDS encoding phenylacetate--CoA ligase family protein translates to MSATRHYPTDLLLAVEHAERALAEGPDPELARLLAGAGLPGLAGLFASAELAEGLDELFDGLSQYPWQPLVDSNDVMEFSPLGTVVLDDRRPGNTLRGLLLGWATGNEVVIRGERQEFWAALTGLLREAGFPLPPSRTVAPGTDVPGGHPVLVPDLLPGEDWADEALYATAQAEGVPVLRIRVDAAGRAGTGGPFAGEVLRLDCRSGWAGALQYRTYLRGTRLSDARGADTAQEDGRIAARLRYLVERARRTPYYRDLPRIDERADLQRLPVLEKSALERHSLPAARGLCSGDRPSGEVLRSGATTGPPRYIVYSRTDWDNMVREAVPLFYALGVRPGDRLINSLFGGGLYGGLITSSSELSRMPVEAYSTAQMITADDVLMLTRSFSANVILGQPALLLPVLRDAKAREPGLRIEKVLYGGTPMTESDKRWLREELGTRVVSSVLAANDGAQLGYQCSDLAGTLHHLCDDYNLIEVVDEQGRPVPEGEPGELLVTSMQKFEGPLIRYRIGDLGRIFPHDCGCGVSGRVLEYLGRSDGQIKVKGRTVLYGEIMAELARFEVSQLQVEIDSQGGRESVTVRTESPGKLDPDELRDHLKARFEVLSDYHSFDESLDVFEFTVECHPEGGLPRNTVSGKIKTVIDLRLR, encoded by the coding sequence ATGAGCGCCACCCGCCACTACCCGACCGACCTGCTGCTCGCGGTCGAGCACGCCGAGCGGGCACTCGCCGAGGGCCCGGACCCGGAGCTCGCCCGGCTGCTGGCCGGAGCCGGCCTGCCGGGCCTGGCCGGCCTGTTCGCCTCGGCCGAACTCGCCGAGGGCCTGGACGAACTGTTCGACGGCCTCAGCCAGTACCCCTGGCAGCCCCTGGTCGACAGCAACGACGTGATGGAGTTCTCGCCGCTCGGCACGGTGGTGCTGGACGACCGCCGTCCGGGCAACACCCTGCGCGGCCTGCTGCTCGGCTGGGCGACCGGCAACGAGGTGGTGATCCGCGGCGAGCGGCAGGAGTTCTGGGCCGCGCTGACCGGGCTGCTGCGGGAGGCGGGGTTCCCGCTGCCGCCGAGCCGGACGGTCGCGCCGGGCACGGACGTGCCGGGCGGGCACCCGGTGCTGGTGCCCGACCTGCTGCCCGGCGAGGACTGGGCGGACGAGGCGCTGTACGCCACCGCACAGGCCGAGGGCGTGCCGGTGCTGCGGATCCGGGTGGACGCCGCCGGGCGCGCGGGCACCGGCGGCCCGTTCGCCGGTGAGGTCCTGCGGCTGGACTGCCGCTCCGGGTGGGCCGGCGCCCTCCAGTACCGCACCTACCTGCGGGGCACCCGGCTCTCCGACGCGCGTGGCGCGGACACCGCGCAGGAGGACGGCCGGATCGCCGCCCGCCTGCGGTACCTGGTGGAGCGGGCCCGCCGCACCCCGTACTACCGCGACCTGCCCCGGATCGACGAGCGGGCCGACCTGCAGCGGCTGCCGGTGCTGGAGAAGTCCGCGCTGGAGCGGCACTCGCTGCCGGCCGCCCGGGGTCTGTGCAGCGGTGACCGGCCGAGCGGCGAGGTGCTGCGCAGCGGCGCGACCACCGGCCCGCCGCGCTACATCGTGTACTCGCGCACCGACTGGGACAACATGGTGCGCGAGGCCGTCCCGCTGTTCTACGCGCTGGGGGTGCGGCCGGGCGACCGGCTGATCAACTCGCTGTTCGGCGGCGGCCTCTACGGCGGTCTGATCACCAGCAGCAGCGAGCTGTCCCGGATGCCGGTGGAGGCGTACAGCACCGCACAGATGATCACCGCGGACGATGTGCTGATGCTGACCCGCAGCTTCTCGGCGAACGTCATCCTCGGCCAGCCGGCCCTGCTGCTGCCGGTGCTGCGCGACGCCAAGGCGCGCGAGCCCGGGCTGCGGATCGAGAAGGTGCTGTACGGCGGCACGCCGATGACGGAGTCCGACAAGCGGTGGCTGCGCGAGGAGCTCGGCACCCGGGTCGTCTCCAGCGTGCTGGCGGCCAACGACGGCGCGCAGCTGGGCTACCAGTGCAGCGACCTGGCGGGCACCCTGCACCACCTCTGCGACGACTACAACCTGATCGAGGTGGTGGACGAGCAGGGCCGCCCGGTGCCCGAGGGCGAGCCGGGCGAGCTGCTGGTCACCAGCATGCAGAAGTTCGAGGGCCCGCTGATCCGCTACCGGATCGGTGACCTGGGGCGGATCTTCCCGCACGACTGCGGCTGCGGGGTGAGCGGCCGGGTGCTGGAGTACCTGGGGCGCTCGGACGGCCAGATCAAGGTGAAGGGCCGGACCGTCCTGTACGGCGAGATCATGGCCGAGCTGGCGCGGTTCGAGGTGTCGCAGCTCCAGGTGGAGATCGACTCGCAGGGCGGCCGGGAGAGCGTGACCGTCCGCACCGAGTCGCCCGGGAAGCTGGACCCGGACGAGCTGCGCGACCACCTGAAGGCCCGCTTCGAGGTGCTCAGCGACTACCACTCCTTCGACGAGTCGCTGGACGTCTTCGAGTTCACCGTGGAGTGCCACCCCGAGGGCGGCCTGCCCCGGAACACCGTCAGCGGCAAGATCAAGACCGTGATCGACCTCCGGCTGCGGTAA